The Kiritimatiellia bacterium DNA segment GTCGTGCCGGCCGATGTGGACATGATCGTGGTCGCGACGATCACGCCGGACTATCCGTTTCCGAACACGGCCTGTCTGGTGCAGCGCCGGCTCGGGGCCGAGCGGGCGTTCTGCATGGGATTGGAGGCCGCCTGTTCCGGTTTTCTGTACGCGATGGAGACCGCGCGATGGCACATCGCCGCCGGGGCGGTGGAGACCGCGCTGGTGATTGGCGCAGAAAAGATGAGCGCAGTGCTCGACTGGAGTGACCGCTCCACCTGCGTTCTGTTTGGTGATGGCGCGGGCGCGGCGGTGCTGCGGCCGGCCCCGCCCGGCCGCCGCGGCATCCTCTCCTCCGTGCTGGGGTCGGACGGGTCGCTGTCGGAACTGCTGATGGTGCCGGCGGGTGGCTCCCGGCGGCCGACGACCGCGGAGACGGTCGCGGCGCGTGAGCATTATCTGCGCATGCGTGGCCGGGAGGTGTTTCGTCACGCGGTCACGCACATGGCCGATGCTGCGCTCGCGGCGCTGAAGCGGGCGGGTCTGACAATGGCGGACATCCGCTGGGTGATTCCCCACCAGGCGAACCTGCGGATCATTGCGGCGATCGGAGAGAAGCTGCACTGCGGGGCCGAGCGATTCATCGTGAATGTGGAGAAGTACGGCAACACCTCCGCGGCGTCGATCGGGCTGGCGCTGGACGAGGCGGTGCGCGACGGGCGGATTCGCGATGGCGACCTTGTGCTGATGGTTGCGTTTGGCGCCGGCTTCACGTGGGGGGCGACCGTGATGGAGTGGACTAGCCGCACATGAACACCCCGACGACGGCGGCGGTGTTCCCTGGGCAGGGGGCACAATGCGTTGGAATGGGAGCGGACCTGGCGGCGCGGTACCCGGCGGCCGCGGCGCGGTTTGAGGAGGCGTCGGCGGTGCTGGGGTTGGACTTGCGCCGCTTGTGCGCGGAGGGACCGGTGGAGGAACTGACGCGCTCCGACCGCGCGCAGCCGGCGATTTTCGTGGTCAGCGCGATCTGTGCGGAGGCGCTCGCCGAGGAGGTGTCGCGGCCAAACTGGGCGGCCGCGGCCGGCCTCAGCTCCGGAGAGTGGACGGCGCTGTGGCTGGCCGGTGCGCTCTCGTTCGAAGACACCGTTCGCGTGCTGGCCGCGCGGGGCCGCTTCATGCAGGAGGCGTGCGAGACGAATCCCGGCGGCATGGTGAGCGTGATCGGTCTGCCAGAGGAGACGCTCCAAGAAATTGCGGCGGCGAGCGGGGCGGAGATCGCGAACCTGAACTCGCCGGAGCAGACGGTGCTCTCGGGCCGGCGGGAGGCCGTCGAGGCCGCCGCGCGTCTGGCGGCCGAGCGTGGCGCCCGCCGGGTCGTTCCGCTGAACGTCGCCGGAGCATTTCATTCGTCTCTGATGGCGCCCGCGGCCCGCCGGCTGGCGGAACTGCTGGCTGGTGTGCCGATCCGGTCACCCCGCTTTCCGGTGTTGTCCAATGTGACCGGGCAGCCGCACGGAACGCCCGAGGAGATCCGTGCCCGAATGGTGGAGCAAGTCACCTCGCCGGTTCGGTGGGTGGACTGTGTTCAAACGATGCGCGCGATGGGTGTTTCCCGGTTCATTGAGGCCGGCCCCGGCCGCGTGCTGTCGGGCCTGATTCGACGCATTGACAGGGATGCGGAAATCCATAACATCTGCGACTCCCCAACGTTGGATGCGGTGGTCCGGACGCTTGCCGGCGCCGGTTGATTCCGCGAGGGCGTGAGGGGCGTGGTGGCGCGCAGGTAGGTGACCACCGATGGCGGATCTGAGCGGAAAAACAGCGCTGGTGACCGGGGCCGCCCGCGGAATCGGGCGGGCGATCGCGCTGCGTCTGGCCGAAGCCGGCGCCGACGTCGCGGTGTGCGATCTGGAAACCGGCTGGCTGGAGGAAACGGCGGCCGGGATCCGGCAGGCCGGTCGCCGCGTCGAGGTCTTTGCGTGCGACGTCAGTCGGGCCGACCAGGTCGAGGCGGGGGTGAACGCAGTCGCGAAGGCATGGGGCCGGCTCGATGTGCTGGTCAACAACGCCGGGATTACCCGCGACACGTTTCTCGCGCGCATGTCCGAGGCCGACTGGGACGCGGTGCTCAACGTGAACCTTAAGGGGGCGTTCCTGTTCACCAAGGCGGCGAGTCGTTGGATGTTGAAGCAGCGTTCCGGTTCGATCGTGAACATCGCTTCCGTGATCGGCATCATCGGCAACGCCGGTCAAGCCAACTATGCGGCGTCGAAAGGGGGGCTCATCGCGTTCACTCGCACGGTCGCCCGCGAACTTGCCTCTCGGAACGTGCGGGCGAACGCGGTCGCGCCGGGCTTTATTCGGACCGCGATGACTGATAAACTCCCGGAGGAGTTGAGAACCCGAATGTTGAGCGCGATACCGCTGGCGCGGTTCGGCGAGCCCGATGATGTGGCGCGCGTGGTTCTGTTTCTGGCCAGCGACGATTCGGCCTACGTGACGGGCCAGGTGATTTCCGTGTGCGGGGGGATGGTGATGGCCTGACCCGCCACGAGCCGAGGAAGGAGAACCGAACATGTCACTCGAAGACAAGGTCCGGGATCTGATCGCTGAACAGCTCGGCGTGAACAAGGAACAGGTCACGCCCGAGGCGTCGTTTATTGAAGACCTGGGTGCCGATTCCCTCGACACCGTGGAGCTGGTGATGGCGTTCGAGGAAGCGTTTGGAGTTGAGATTCCGGATGAGGATGCCGAAAAGCTCACCACGGTGGGCGCGGTGTTGAACTACTTGAAGGAGAAAGGGTTCAACTGAACAAGTTTCGCCGCCGGCCGATCTTCACATACCGGATGACGAGGGGCACGTGTCCGACCGCCGCAGGGCTGTGATCACCGGCCTCGGATGGGTCACCCCCCTGGGGTGCGACATCGAGGGTGTGTGGTCGCGCATGCTCCGGGGCGAGTCCGGTATTGGCCCGATCACCAAGTTCGACGCTTCCGCGTTTGACTCCCGCATCGCCGGTGAGGTCCGTGGGTTCGACATTGACCGCTTCATCCCGAAGAAGGATCAGCGGCGCATGGACCCGTTCTGCCACTATGGCATGGCGGCCGCGAAGCTCGCCGTCGAGGATGCGGGTCTTGACTGGAGCCGCGAGGACCTGACCCGTGCCGGTGCGCTGATGAGCAGCGGCATCGGCGGGCTGTACATCCTCTTCCAGCAGACGAAGGTGTTCTACGACCGGGGGCCATCCCGGTTTTCGCCGTTCATGATCCCGCAGATGATCACGAACATCTTGCCGGGGCTGATCGCGATCGAATTTGGGTTGCGGGGGCCGAATTTCGCGATTGTTTCCGCTTGCGCAACCGGCACCCATTCGCTCGGCGAGGCGATGAGGATGATCCGGGATGGTCGGGCGGACGTGATCATTGCCGGCGGCAGCGAGGCGGCAGTCATGGAGTTGGGGGTGGGGGGGTTTTGCGCGATGCGGGCGCTGAGTACCCGCAACGACGACCCGCCGCGGGCAAGCCGTCCGTTTGACCGCGAT contains these protein-coding regions:
- the fabF gene encoding beta-ketoacyl-ACP synthase II; protein product: MSDRRRAVITGLGWVTPLGCDIEGVWSRMLRGESGIGPITKFDASAFDSRIAGEVRGFDIDRFIPKKDQRRMDPFCHYGMAAAKLAVEDAGLDWSREDLTRAGALMSSGIGGLYILFQQTKVFYDRGPSRFSPFMIPQMITNILPGLIAIEFGLRGPNFAIVSACATGTHSLGEAMRMIRDGRADVIIAGGSEAAVMELGVGGFCAMRALSTRNDDPPRASRPFDRDRDGFVIGEGAGALVVEEYEHARRRGARIYCELAGYGATCDAFHITAPDEQGEGAARAMRLALADAGIGADMVDYINAHGTSTELNDRCETMAIKAALGESAARRVAISSTKSMIGHLLGAAGGVESIVCALAIHRGVVPPTINYTTPDPACDLDYVPNEARPMRVRACLKNSLGFGGHNATLCFTAV
- the fabD gene encoding ACP S-malonyltransferase is translated as MNTPTTAAVFPGQGAQCVGMGADLAARYPAAAARFEEASAVLGLDLRRLCAEGPVEELTRSDRAQPAIFVVSAICAEALAEEVSRPNWAAAAGLSSGEWTALWLAGALSFEDTVRVLAARGRFMQEACETNPGGMVSVIGLPEETLQEIAAASGAEIANLNSPEQTVLSGRREAVEAAARLAAERGARRVVPLNVAGAFHSSLMAPAARRLAELLAGVPIRSPRFPVLSNVTGQPHGTPEEIRARMVEQVTSPVRWVDCVQTMRAMGVSRFIEAGPGRVLSGLIRRIDRDAEIHNICDSPTLDAVVRTLAGAG
- a CDS encoding ketoacyl-ACP synthase III, with translation MLRPVAIAGVGSYVPARVMTNHDLERIVNTTHEWIVTRTGMRERRIAADHEATSDLASVAGRRALEAAGVVPADVDMIVVATITPDYPFPNTACLVQRRLGAERAFCMGLEAACSGFLYAMETARWHIAAGAVETALVIGAEKMSAVLDWSDRSTCVLFGDGAGAAVLRPAPPGRRGILSSVLGSDGSLSELLMVPAGGSRRPTTAETVAAREHYLRMRGREVFRHAVTHMADAALAALKRAGLTMADIRWVIPHQANLRIIAAIGEKLHCGAERFIVNVEKYGNTSAASIGLALDEAVRDGRIRDGDLVLMVAFGAGFTWGATVMEWTSRT
- the acpP gene encoding acyl carrier protein; translation: MSLEDKVRDLIAEQLGVNKEQVTPEASFIEDLGADSLDTVELVMAFEEAFGVEIPDEDAEKLTTVGAVLNYLKEKGFN
- the fabG gene encoding 3-oxoacyl-[acyl-carrier-protein] reductase produces the protein MADLSGKTALVTGAARGIGRAIALRLAEAGADVAVCDLETGWLEETAAGIRQAGRRVEVFACDVSRADQVEAGVNAVAKAWGRLDVLVNNAGITRDTFLARMSEADWDAVLNVNLKGAFLFTKAASRWMLKQRSGSIVNIASVIGIIGNAGQANYAASKGGLIAFTRTVARELASRNVRANAVAPGFIRTAMTDKLPEELRTRMLSAIPLARFGEPDDVARVVLFLASDDSAYVTGQVISVCGGMVMA